TGACCCCTCAACCTTCTTCTTTTTGTTAAATATACTGCAGAGGTTGTACAGAGTAGAAATCCATACAGTCAGTAACGTCTTTCATGTCCTCAGGCCTGATGTTTGAGGCTGCGTTCGGGTCTTTGAGGACCTGAGTACGAAGGCCGGCGGGTCGGTTCCCAAAAATAAAGACACGTCAGATCTACGACACGCCGCCGCCGATTGCAAACCTGGTGAGAGTCTGTGGGAAATGAAACTGACGGCCACGTTGTCAGCAGCGAATACAAAAGCAGATAACGTAAGCACTATACGTGTTCCATAAGCGTATACACACCATCTCTAGTAGAACAGGAGACTATGGCAGGGATCAGTAGTCATAAATAGAACAATGTGCACCTTCTACTGCACATGTCAGTGTGTGGACCACATGACGGGTTAGTTCCCTACATGTCTGATCAATACAAAGATGCAACGACACAGATTTTATAGGACACAGGCTATACATGTTCACAACTCCACGGCTTTTTTCTTCTTAGGATGTTTCCCTAAATAAACAAAACTATAATACAACAGTGATATTAAAGAGTGATAAATATTCATGCACAAACAGATGAGTCTAAACTACGTCTACTATGTGAAAAGATAAACTGCTGCACAGGCCAGCCGCTGTAGACGAtggacgggggggtgggggggaccaacagaaaaacaccagatcagaatggaaggagggaaggaaggaaggagagaagggagggaaggaggtcaggaaggaaagaggagggaaggaaggagggaagtaaagagaaaaggagggaaggaaggaaggagagaagggaaggaaggaaggaaggaaggagagaaggaaggaaggaaggcacATGGACTCCAGAGGAGATGAAATACGAGCACATGGCCGAGGTCCTGGTGAAGTTGAACGAAAACAGACCATCACATGCAACcccagaagaagaggaagaagaggaggaagaagaagaaagggaggaagagaaaaaggatgaagaggtggagaaagaagagaaggaggaagatgagggagaggaagaggaggaggaagaggagcctcCTCCCTGATGGAGACGAAGCCTCAGGATCTACTGATACTAAAACTCATTCAACAGAATTAAGGGGTTAATGATTGACAGATGGGGGCTGGCACAGGGGGCGGGGTCGACCGACTGCCTTCACACCTGATCGGATCGACGATCAATAATCTACAGACACTGAAATGACACAGTGAGGGCAGATTTAGTGGAGctgaccctgacctttgacctgtgaacCCACTGGTGTGATGGTCATCAGTGTTTCTGATACATGTTCATTTCATGTGATCTTTGGTTTCAACTTCTTCAACtgttcatgtttgtgtgtctTCAACATGACCTGAACTCCAGCTGGACTCAAACTGAGGCTGTGGTCATGAACGTCTGGAGGTTTTCAACACAGCGGAAGTGGAACAATCAGCGAAGAAGAGACAAGAAGAAAACGATCAAACAGGTGAAAGTGACACTTCAGCTCTGACGTTGGTAAAACTgatggaaacaggaggaaaaccaAAGACACACCTACATCAAACCAACAGGTTCTTCAGAAACACTGATGATCACACACTGGAAAAACCATCACATCCACACGGAAAAGTGAGGAAGCACAGAGTTCAGGATCAGTCCACCTCCACTTCCTGTTTTAGTTCAATAGAAGAAAGGTTGAATGTCTGTGTTTGGATCAGATCAGGGCTGCAGcatccaacagcagaactaaacagAACACATTAAACTCATCTGATCCAAAAGACGAACCTGAAGAGGGAAGAAATAAGACCAACTGATGTCACATCAAATACCGACGATGGAACGTATGTCACATCAAGCTTTGAAAGTTTTGGAAAATCGGAGCATAAATATACATCTGATCCAAATTCAGTCttacattttacccataattccaTTCAACAAACGTTTAATAACAAACCATCTGTTCAAcacattccctttgttttcactgattattattagtattaatattaatattagttTTAATACTGTGATGTTTCTGAGACTCTTCTACCGCTGcagccctgtgtgtgtgtttgtgtgtgttcctgGTACACGAAGTTCGGTTCTATGGGTTCTACTGCTCTTCCGATCTCTATCTCTGTGCTATCGGTCAACCCCTGTTGGTGCAGTGTTCATGGGATGCAGGGGGCTTCTGGGAAACTTTCGCCCTCAGCCGTGTGCTGCACCGTGTGCTCCTGCAGCGCCGCCAGGTCGACAAAGCGCTCTCCGCACCACACACACTTGAACTGCGTCTCTCTGGAGTGGACGCTCTGGTGTTTGGCCAGATGCTCACGCTGTTTGAAGCTCTTGTCACAGCTGGCACATTTGAagggtttctctccagtgtggaccCTCCGGTGGCGCTGCAGCTCCGACGAGTACCGGAAGCGCTTCTCGCAGTCGGGACACTTGAGCGGCTTCTCGCGGGTTGGGTCGCAGCGGTGCTGGACGAACTCGGACGAAGACACGAAGCGCTTGTCACACAGCGAGCACTTGAGAGGCTTCTCCGTGCAGTGAGAGTTCTGGTGGCGCTGTAGCGTCGAATTCTTTTTGTAACCTTTACCGCACACGTCGCATTTGTATGGTTTTTCCACCTCGCCGCCGCACTTGTGCCGCAGCAGCTCCCCCGACTGGCTGAAGGACTTCTGGCAGGAGGCGCACTTGAACAGGCTCTCCATGCCATGGACCTGCTGGTGGTAGAGCAGGTGGGACGGCTGCAGGAAGCCTTTGTCGCACAGGTTGCACTTAAAGGGCCGGTCTGCCGGGTTCTTGTGCGTGCGGCGGTGGCGTACGAGCGCGTACTGCTGCTTGAAGCTCATCTGACACTCCTCGCACTGGAACGGACGCTCCTCGGAGTGCGTGCGCTCATGCTGCCGCAGGTCGGATGGCCGCTTGAAGCTTTTCCCGCAGGAGCCGCAGCGGAATGGCCGCTCGCCTTCGGGCTGACACTGATGATGCAACAACTCCGACGACTCCTTAAAGTGCATCTCGCACAAATTGCACTTGAACAGGTGCTCGCCGGAGTGTGCGTACATGTGGCGTACGAGGTGGGAGCGGTGCTTGAAGCTCTTCTCACACACGGCGCACTTGTACGGCCGCTCGGAGCTGTGTGTGCGCTGGTGATGAGCCAGATGCGACGACTGGCTGAAGCTTTGTCGCACGTGTCGCATTTGTACGGCTTCTCGCCCGTGTGCACCCTCTCGTGGCGCGTCAGCTCCGACAGATGGCGAAAGGACTTGTGGCACACGGAGCACTTGTAGGGCCGGTCAGGGGCGGAGGCCTCGAATGCGGGCGGGGACGAGGCACTGATGGTGGCCCCTCCTGACGACTCCCCGGCAGAGGGCTGCTGGGGGTTGGCGGCCGACGAGGTGGGCGTGGCGTTGCCGGAGCCGGGTCGATACGTCTTCTCACAGATGGAGCACTTCATGGGGTTGTTGCCATTGCCGTGCGAGTTGTGATGCTGCGCCAGCGACGTGAGCAGAGAGAAGCCCATCTTACAGACGCCGCAGACGAAGGGCTTCTGCTCCACTTGGACACACTGGTGCTCCAGCAGGTCCGTGGCCTGGCTGAAGATCTTCATACACTGGGTGCACTGGAACGAGCGGTCCTGACTCACCATGCACTGGTGCTCATGGGGGTTGGCCAGGTGGGAGATGTCATGACCACATGCCCCACATTTATGACCTCGCTCACCCCCGAcctgcagacacagacagatatacaCTTAGTACTCAGAGGGACTCTGTAACGCACTAACACAGCCATGGACAAGTACTGCAGTACATGTACTAAAATTCtctgttcttatttctgtagaactggtgttttattcatattgttgtactgactgtaataataataataataataataataataataataacaataataataacaacaacaatacccatccaaagctctttccaatcttgatccattattcattcccaCTCTAGTGTGGGTAAACTACATAAACTACATGTGGATCCACATCTGCCCTGGTGCAGGATGATGGGGGTGTGGCTGACAATCCAcgccaacagcccctcccaccaccaaacattcagaggtgtcaagttgttcatggttgttgagcttattcacattttttatgacaggatagcttgtaaatgtcattgaattttactttttacccACTAAAACCAAACGAAAAAgaaaatttgtatttgtcattatttctaagttcttttgttattattttactttagatcctattggtctgaatgtggaacctgaaataaaatcagTCTGACATCtgtaattgttaatattttcagtgtaattcataAAACCTTCGTAAATTCCTCTCACAGGCTCAAtaggaccctttgatgggctggttttggcccacggaccacatgttggacacccTTCCTTTAATAAAACACAGGCCTCAATAGTCTGTCCATCTGTGTTTAtcaatgagaaatctgtctggaatcacAGGGcctgaatccaaatatgaaggcagaACTAACAGGCGCTgaataaaccaatcacagatcagACAGACGTGATGCTTGTGTCAGATAAAACTTGTGAATGCAGGTGTGATCTGAAGTTCAACTCCTATTTTGAATCAACAGTTGGACAGATGTTTGTGgactggaactgactttgactcatgaCAACAAGAAGACGGTTCATATGACACACTGTGAAACACCTGCCCCCCCAGACTTATGATgggtcggtatagaatagatggTGCATATTTCACAGATTGGTCCGGTTCCAGATGGTTCTGTCAGTAttgaacagacagaaggacacagATGAATAGACAGACAAAGTCCTTAAGAGGACGAAAAGGACGACACTGACGCTTCATTTATCCATGAAGATCCACTGAGTCCTGGTCCCAGATTCTAGAGGTCCAAGTCCATTACAGCCAG
This sequence is a window from Sphaeramia orbicularis chromosome 3, fSphaOr1.1, whole genome shotgun sequence. Protein-coding genes within it:
- the LOC115410408 gene encoding LOW QUALITY PROTEIN: zinc finger protein 319-like (The sequence of the model RefSeq protein was modified relative to this genomic sequence to represent the inferred CDS: inserted 1 base in 1 codon), giving the protein MTEAWQQQQHAVAPPSVVHTLPQTTDNPLGCAVYGVVLQPDTSLQQHGQQHTVQTQQPALQVGGERGHKCGACGHDISHLANPHEHQCMVSQDRSFQCTQCMKIFSQATDLLEHQCVQVEQKPFVCGVCKMGFSLLTSLAQHHNSHGNGNNPMKCSICEKTYRPGSGNATPTSSAANPQQPSAGESSGGATISASSPPAFEASAPDRPYKCSVCHKSFRHLSELTRHERVHTGEKPYKCDTCDKXFSQSSHLAHHQRTHSSERPYKCAVCEKSFKHRSHLVRHMYAHSGEHLFKCNLCEMHFKESSELLHHQCQPEGERPFRCGSCGKSFKRPSDLRQHERTHSEERPFQCEECQMSFKQQYALVRHRRTHKNPADRPFKCNLCDKGFLQPSHLLYHQQVHGMESLFKCASCQKSFSQSGELLRHKCGGEVEKPYKCDVCGKGYKKNSTLQRHQNSHCTEKPLKCSLCDKRFVSSSEFVQHRCDPTREKPLKCPDCEKRFRYSSELQRHRRVHTGEKPFKCASCDKSFKQREHLAKHQSVHSRETQFKCVWCGERFVDLAALQEHTVQHTAEGESFPEAPCIP
- the LOC115410732 gene encoding troponin T, skeletal muscle-like; this encodes MDGGVGGTNRKTPDQNGRREEGTWTPEEMKYEHMAEVLVKLNENRPSHATPEEEEEEEEEEEREEEKKDEEVEKEEKEEDEGEEEEEEEEPPP